In Spirosoma pollinicola, the genomic window GACGCCACTATCTACGGACGTAGAGATAACATACTGGTTGTCAGAGAAGAGAATGGGCAAAAAACGTTTTCACGGTTAGATATTACGAAGCGTAATTTGTTTCGCTCGCCTTATTATTATCTCCACCCAAACGATATAGTTTACGTAGAACCAGGTAAAGTTCGTGTTTCCACAGCCAACCAGTTCTATCAGGTTATTCCCGCGATTTTGAGCGCCTTATCACTTGTAGCCATCATTGTAACCCGTCGCTAGTAAATTGACTATGGCAACAAACTCCTCAAATTATACCTACGCACCTTACCAGGTTATGGACGTTGGTACAACGAACATACGTGCCATTCTGCTGCGCTATCTGCAGCATTGGTATTGGTTTGTTTTATCGGTTGGATTACTACTCGCGGTTGCATTCATCTATTTACGTTACCAGCAGCCCATTTATAAAAGCCAGGCAAGCTTATTAGTGAAAGATGAAAAAAAGGGGCTGGACTCAGAGAGCATGCTTAAAGAACTGGAAATTTTTGCACCAAAAAAAGTCGTTGAAAATGAAATTGAGGTCTTAAAATCATTTACCCTGATGGATCGGGTTGTGAAGCAGCTTCACCTCGATGTAGTCTATTTTCAGGATACCCCTTTTGGCAAGCGGGAAGTGTATACCCAGTCGCCCATTCGCCTGATTGTCGAACAGGCTAAGCCCACTCTTTATTCAACCGAAGAGCCCTTAAAGATCTCCTTCGTCAACGCGACCACCATTCTTCTGAACGAGCAGCAATATCCGATAAACAGCAGCGTTGACACGCCCTATGGCCGGTTAAGGATTTTCCCGCTTCAGGTCATTTCGGCATCTACCGAACCCATTTTTATACGGATTTTCAAGGAGTCAAAAATCGTTAACGAGTATTTGAAAGTACTAAAGGCTGAGCCAACCAGTAAAGCCTCAACAGTCATTATGCTTACGCTCGAAACAGCCTCATCCGATAAAGGGGAAGCTATTCTGAATCGGCTGATTGACGTTTATAACGAAGCCGCTGTGTTGGATAAAAACCGGGTAGCCTCCAACACACTGAACTTTATCGAAGAACGCCTGCAACTGGTGTCCGGCGAACTTCAAACCGTTGAGAAAGGGGTTGAACAGTATAAATCGGCGCAAGGCATTACAGATCTGACCACACAAGCACAAGGCTTTCTGGAGACCGTGCAACGTAACGACGCCGAAATGAGTCAGGTTTCGGTTCAGTTGGGTGCTCTGCATGAAATAGAGGATTATATACGCCAGCAGCCGGGCAACAGGAATGGTGCCCCGGCCACCTTGGGGTTAAGCGACCCCAGGCTGGTTAATTTAATTCAATCGGCGACCAAGTTAGAGGCCCAACGCAATGAATTAGCTCAGACTGTTCCGGATAAAAACCCGATATTGCGAACTGTCGATGCGCAGATCCGAGCGGTAAAATCAGAGATATCCGAGAACGTAGCGACGATGCGGGCTATGCTTACTACGGCGCAGCGTCAGTTTTCACAAACAAACCAAAAGATGGAAGGTACTATTCGGACCATTCCAGCCAAGGAGCGGGCTCTGCTAAATATTACCCGGCAACAGGCGATCAAAAACGACTTGTATACGTATCTACTGCGCAAACGGGAAGAAACCGCCGTGTCTTTTGCCGCAACAATTTCCGACTCGCGCGTAGTCGATGTTGCGCGTAGTGAAGAGAAGCCTACAAAACCAAACCAGTCACTTACCTATTTGCTGTTTACGCTGGTTGGCCTGATAATTCCTGTTGCTGCCATGGCGACTCGGGATGTCGTTAATAACCGGGTCATTCGGCGAGCCGACGTAGAAGAGCAAACAAATACACCAATATTAGGCGAGATTGTTCGCAAAAGAACGCCAGAGGCTATGGTTGTATCCTCAAGAGCGCATTCGGTCATTGCCGAGCAGATTCGGGCGCTTCGTACCAACCTCAGTTTCTTACGCGAAAACCGCACCGGTAGCCAGGTATTGTTATTCACATCCAGTATCAATGGTGAAGGAAAATCCTTCCTTTCCCTAAATCTGGGCGCCAGTCTTGCGCTGGTTGGATCACGAACTGTAATTCTGGAAATGGATCTACGCAAACCTCAGCTCCGTAACTCATTGAATCTGGATGATGGCCCCGGATTGAGTAACTACCTGATCGGCGAAACGAATGTCGACGAAATAATTCATCCGGTCCTTGATAACGAAAATTATTACATCATCCGCAGTGGCCCATTACCACCCAATCCCTCTGAGTTATTAAGCAGTACGCGACTGGAGAAACTAATTCTTGAATTGAGAGATCGATTTAACTATGTAATTATCGACGCACCGCCGATTGGACTAGTTACTGATGCTCAACTAATTGCGCCTTATGTGGATGCAACCCTGTACATTGTTCGTCATGATGTAACACCGAGAAATTACCTTAAAATGATCGATATGCTGCATCGTGAAAAGCGATTCAATAAACTTAACATTGTACTCAACGGGGTTGGCGACGGGGAACCGAATTATTATAGCTATGGACAGAAAGGTAATGCATACGGCTATAATAATATCAAGAAAAAAACGCTGTTGAGCCGCTTAACATCCAACAATTAACGTGTCTTCCTTATGGTCTCCAATGTCCTGGACCCCCATCATGTCAAGGCTCGCGTCAAGCCACCTTTTCTTGTTGGGCCAATACATTATAGCGGCAAACGTATATTCGATTTGGTAATCGCCGGTTTGGTTACGGTGTTTATCTTAAGCTGGCTTATCCCGCTGGTGGGCCTCGTGATCATGCTTACCTCCCGGGGTCCTGCTATTTTTATACAGACTCGATCCGGCCTTCATGGACGGCATTTTGCGTGTTATAAATTCAGAACAATGCACTGGTCATCCAGCCAGGGGCCATTCCATCAGGCATCGAAAAACGATACGCGGGTAACGCCGGTAGGTCGGTTTCTGCGTCGTACAAATCTCGATGAAATGCCTCAGTTCCTAAATGTTCTACTGGGTCAGATGAGCATCGTTGGCCCACGCCCGCATCCTATTCAGCTTGATGCCCAATTCTGGCATAGTATGCCCGGTTATTCACACCGCTATCAGGTAAGGCCCGGCATTACAGGGCTGGCACAGGCGCAGGGGTGCAGGGGCGAAACAAGCAGCACGCTTAAAATGAAACACCGGTTGATGTACGACCAGTTTTATATTCGCAAAGCCACGCTGGGCCTGGATACCTCAATTTGTTTGCATACGCTGCTGTCGATGCTCAAAGGAAATACGGATGCTTTCTGATGCTAACGAACCTCCGTTTATTCCTCGCTAAACTCAGCTCGCCAGACGGTATTGATGCCCGCAGCCTGATTATTTACCGAAACGTTTTTCAGTCCGTTTTTGTGAAGGGATTTGGTATATTGATTGGATTCCTGACGATCCCGCTTACCCTCACTTACATCAGCGTAAGCGATTTTGGCATCTGGATGACGATCACATTCCTGACCTCCTGGTTCAGTTTGGTTGATGTTAGTTTCGGGAATGGACTGCGAAATAGCTTAGTGTCGTTTTTCACTACCGGCGATACCCAAACCGCACGCCGGTATGTCAGTACCTTATATTTCTTATCGGGTGGGCTGGCACTGCTCCTGGCCATCACCTTCATGGCCGTTGGGCACTATGTAAGCTGGACAGCCCTGTTAAATATTCGCAGTGATAATCCCGAACAGGTAAATGGTATCATTACTTACACACTTGTTGGTTTCAGCGTTCAACTCCTGTTAAAACCAATAAATTCGATTTTACTAGCCGATCAAAAAGCGGCTCTGGTCGGGTGGATTCTGTTACTGATCAATGCCCTTATTATTGGGATCATCTATTTCGGCGCTCCTTACTTCGACAAGTCCCTGCTGCTTATCGCTCATATTTACAATCTGGTGCCTATTGTCATACTAGGTCTGGTTTCACTTTATTTCTTTGCCCGAATCTATGCCAATATAGCGCCCGGTTTTGCCCATATTGATCTATCATTGAGTCAGGAACTGTTTAGTATAGGCGGGCAGTTTTTTGTGCTTCAACTCGTTAGTGTACTTGTGTTTACATCGGGAGGATTATTCATTTCTTACTTCCTTGGCTCCGACAGTGTGGCGCCTTATAGTATTGCCAATAAATATTTCAGCGTAATAACCGTACTCTATGGCATTGTTATTACGCCCTATTGGTCGGCCTTCACGGATGCGTATGTGAAACAGGACAAAGCCTGGATACAACACACCATGCGCCAGTTAAACCGAATCAGTGCAGGTATGGCATTGCTGGCGGTGCTGATGCTTGTAGCTGCAAACACCATCTTTAAAATATGGATCGGCTCGAAAGTTACTGTTTCGTTCGACCTGTCGGTTTCATTACTCCTCTACGTGATCAGCTTTATGTTTTTGAGTAACTACAATTCCTTTATCAACGGAACCGGCAAAATCCGCATACTGGTATACGCATCGCTGCTTGGTGTCATCTTGTACTTACTCCTGACAACCGTACTCTTTCGCTGGGCCGAAGCAGGTCCGGCCAGTGTTGCCATCGCTGGCACCATATGGAACCTGGCGCTGCTGGGAATATGTATGCGGGAATACAAAATGATTCTGCGTCGAATGCCTTCAACGATCCCTGAACATCAAGAGACCTATTGAAAATAGTACTTATAATTTCCACTATTCACCCGTAAACGTATGGCCTTCCCCTTTATTCGACTCAGTTTTAGAGCCATCCGCTTTGGGTGGCGACGTAGTCGTCGGGTTGCGGGGTCTGTGGTTACCCGGCTTGTGTTTTACCTTAATAATGTCAGCTACGGGTCGGATATGAAAAGCTGTGGAATTCCGGTAGTCGATATTAATGACGGTTGCACACTGCGTATAGGTTCATCGTTCAGCTTCAATAGTGGCCGAAATCATAACCGTATTGGCCGTCAACAGCCCTGCTTTTTCATTGCTGACCTTGGTGGTAACATCCAGATTGGTGACCGCGTAGGCATGAGCTGCACCGCGCTGGTTTGTCACAATGCCATTACCATCGGCAACGACGTTACTATTGGCGGCAATACAGTCATCTATGATACAGATTTTCACACGTTAAACACCGACCAACGGGCTAATTTTCAGGATAATAGTCTGGCCAAAACAGCCCCTGTCAATATTCAGAACAGGGTATTTATTGGCTCCCACGTAACGATTCTTAAAGGCGTGACCATTGGCGAAAACGCCGTGATTGCGGCCGGTTCGGTCGTTACGAAAAATGTACCCCCCAATCAGATATGGGGCGGTAACCCCGCTCAGTTTATCCGGCACCTTCAGATGCAATCTGTTTATGAGTAAGAACATTCTTCTGCTTGTCTGTTGTGCATTGGCACAGGTAACCCCATTGATCTACCAGGCGATATTTGGATACGGCGAATACTATATATACCCATCGCTAATGAGCCACTCGCTGCTCATTATCCCGATTGTAATCATATTTCTGCTAAAAAACCGGTATTCAAAAGTTTTCCTACTCGTCTGGATTGCCTGGCTGTATGTGGGTGAGTTGAAAATCCTGACCTATTTCGCCATCAATCCCTACTTTATTTCTATGGATGAAGGGTGTATCGTTTATAACATCTACCTGATATTTTTAAGCATAGGTATGTTACTGCACGATGCCAACACCCAAATGCCAATGGTATCTGAGGAGGATCAGATCGCAGGTCGATTGATCTATAATGACCTTGGAGCTTTCGAGTATGTCTTGCTGGCCTTTCCGCTCATCTGGATACTCGATTTTGTCAGAAATGTGGGTTTTATTCCAATCCTGTCCGGCCATGATGTTACCGACACGATGTATGGATTAAGCTATGGGTATGTCTATAATTTCGGGTTTTTCAACTGCCTGTCGGCGGTCCTACTGTATGATCGTTTTTTGAAAAGCCCCGACAAACGACGCAAAACGTTCTGGCTGGCTATGCTGATTGTGTCCATAGTAATTATGTCAGCCGATAGCAAGCGATTGTATTTACTGGTCTCGTTACTGGCGATTTTCGTTTACGATAAGCTCATGTCAGGATCAATGACTATTAATTCCAAAACAGCCGTGATGGTTGTCAGTGGTATATTTCTGTACGTGATTCTGCAAAACATCCGGCTTGGCAGTACAACCGAATCTCCATTTGCGCGTGACGGACTGCCGCTGGGTGCCGAATTTAGAGAGTACATCCGAGCCGTAAACGAATTTAAACCGGGCGAAATCCCAGGCTATGATCTGGCAGCGAGTACGGTAGGTGCTTTTGTCAATTCGTTTCTTCTAAAAATTGCTGGATTCGATAAATCAGAATTAGTCCATAAAGACAGCGCTTATTCGTTCATGAAGCTATTTGACTCCGAAAATACACTTGGTATTCGTACCGGCCTCACCTCGGAGGTGTATTTTGCCTACGGTTTCTACGGGTTGATCATCATCACTTTCTTCGGGTGGCTTATTAGCCATATTTCCTACCGGCTCGTTTGTGTGACGCAAAAATCCAGCCTGATTTTCCTCAGTACCATCTATGGATTACTCGTACTGACGGCCTTTGGACAAAGCTCGGTAACGGTGGGTTGCCTGTCTGTTTTATCCTATCTGTATCTGTTGATGGCTCTGGTAAAACGCCTGAGCCGTCAACAGGATACGCTCCCTCCCCATTTAGTATGATCTACATTGTTATTCCGGTACACAACCGGAAAGCCTATACGTTGGGCTGTCTGGCCGACCTGAAAAAGCAAACCCTGACAGAAAAACGCGTGATCGTAGTGGATGATGGCTCTACCGATGGCACTACCGAACTGGTTGCCCGGCAATTTCCCGACGTGATTATATTAACCGGTGATGGGTCTTTGTGGTGGGCAGGTGCAATGAACTTCGGTATCCGCTACGTGCTCGACAAATTGACGCCCGACGTTAATGATTTCATCTTGGCGCTGAACGATGATATCCAGGTCAGGCCAGACTATCTTGCCAGTTTGCTTACAGCCTATCAGGCGAATCACCCCTGTATAGTTGGCTCAGTATCAGTCGATGTAAAGCCTCCCCACACATTATTGTATGCCGGTACAGGCATGAATCTGGTATTTCCAAAGATTGACAATTGGGCTATCAGTCGTTTCAAAAACAGCCATGCTTTCTTGATAAAGACGAGCCCGTATCTTCTATCAGACAGTTTGCCGGGCCGGGGAATGTTAATTCCAATGCCTGTTTTTAAAGCCATTGGCCTTTTCGATGAGCAGCGGTTCCAGCACCATATGGCCGATCTTGACTTT contains:
- a CDS encoding GumC family protein; the protein is MATNSSNYTYAPYQVMDVGTTNIRAILLRYLQHWYWFVLSVGLLLAVAFIYLRYQQPIYKSQASLLVKDEKKGLDSESMLKELEIFAPKKVVENEIEVLKSFTLMDRVVKQLHLDVVYFQDTPFGKREVYTQSPIRLIVEQAKPTLYSTEEPLKISFVNATTILLNEQQYPINSSVDTPYGRLRIFPLQVISASTEPIFIRIFKESKIVNEYLKVLKAEPTSKASTVIMLTLETASSDKGEAILNRLIDVYNEAAVLDKNRVASNTLNFIEERLQLVSGELQTVEKGVEQYKSAQGITDLTTQAQGFLETVQRNDAEMSQVSVQLGALHEIEDYIRQQPGNRNGAPATLGLSDPRLVNLIQSATKLEAQRNELAQTVPDKNPILRTVDAQIRAVKSEISENVATMRAMLTTAQRQFSQTNQKMEGTIRTIPAKERALLNITRQQAIKNDLYTYLLRKREETAVSFAATISDSRVVDVARSEEKPTKPNQSLTYLLFTLVGLIIPVAAMATRDVVNNRVIRRADVEEQTNTPILGEIVRKRTPEAMVVSSRAHSVIAEQIRALRTNLSFLRENRTGSQVLLFTSSINGEGKSFLSLNLGASLALVGSRTVILEMDLRKPQLRNSLNLDDGPGLSNYLIGETNVDEIIHPVLDNENYYIIRSGPLPPNPSELLSSTRLEKLILELRDRFNYVIIDAPPIGLVTDAQLIAPYVDATLYIVRHDVTPRNYLKMIDMLHREKRFNKLNIVLNGVGDGEPNYYSYGQKGNAYGYNNIKKKTLLSRLTSNN
- a CDS encoding sugar transferase; this translates as MVSNVLDPHHVKARVKPPFLVGPIHYSGKRIFDLVIAGLVTVFILSWLIPLVGLVIMLTSRGPAIFIQTRSGLHGRHFACYKFRTMHWSSSQGPFHQASKNDTRVTPVGRFLRRTNLDEMPQFLNVLLGQMSIVGPRPHPIQLDAQFWHSMPGYSHRYQVRPGITGLAQAQGCRGETSSTLKMKHRLMYDQFYIRKATLGLDTSICLHTLLSMLKGNTDAF
- a CDS encoding lipopolysaccharide biosynthesis protein, producing the protein MLTNLRLFLAKLSSPDGIDARSLIIYRNVFQSVFVKGFGILIGFLTIPLTLTYISVSDFGIWMTITFLTSWFSLVDVSFGNGLRNSLVSFFTTGDTQTARRYVSTLYFLSGGLALLLAITFMAVGHYVSWTALLNIRSDNPEQVNGIITYTLVGFSVQLLLKPINSILLADQKAALVGWILLLINALIIGIIYFGAPYFDKSLLLIAHIYNLVPIVILGLVSLYFFARIYANIAPGFAHIDLSLSQELFSIGGQFFVLQLVSVLVFTSGGLFISYFLGSDSVAPYSIANKYFSVITVLYGIVITPYWSAFTDAYVKQDKAWIQHTMRQLNRISAGMALLAVLMLVAANTIFKIWIGSKVTVSFDLSVSLLLYVISFMFLSNYNSFINGTGKIRILVYASLLGVILYLLLTTVLFRWAEAGPASVAIAGTIWNLALLGICMREYKMILRRMPSTIPEHQETY
- a CDS encoding acyltransferase, whose protein sequence is MAFPFIRLSFRAIRFGWRRSRRVAGSVVTRLVFYLNNVSYGSDMKSCGIPVVDINDGCTLRIGSSFSFNSGRNHNRIGRQQPCFFIADLGGNIQIGDRVGMSCTALVCHNAITIGNDVTIGGNTVIYDTDFHTLNTDQRANFQDNSLAKTAPVNIQNRVFIGSHVTILKGVTIGENAVIAAGSVVTKNVPPNQIWGGNPAQFIRHLQMQSVYE
- a CDS encoding glycosyltransferase family 2 protein codes for the protein MIYIVIPVHNRKAYTLGCLADLKKQTLTEKRVIVVDDGSTDGTTELVARQFPDVIILTGDGSLWWAGAMNFGIRYVLDKLTPDVNDFILALNDDIQVRPDYLASLLTAYQANHPCIVGSVSVDVKPPHTLLYAGTGMNLVFPKIDNWAISRFKNSHAFLIKTSPYLLSDSLPGRGMLIPMPVFKAIGLFDEQRFQHHMADLDFSISARKAGFPLVVSSASVVYEYTDATGVNITKPMSVQAFWAALSAIKSPVNRHVRYNFALKHSPLSYLYFGLDMLRIIGGYLIRRIKVIAPVAY